Proteins from one Primulina huaijiensis isolate GDHJ02 chromosome 18, ASM1229523v2, whole genome shotgun sequence genomic window:
- the LOC140964448 gene encoding histidine kinase 1-like isoform X2, with amino-acid sequence MGCLHGRVFNKICHLSTDIKRYIISPRCGKSYQRDVEEEIQDESTLCLSSSYYSVFVVRLAIMVMLAFLIGLLTLLTWHITRVYTTKSLNSLACGLRHELLQRPVLRMWNILNSTVEVATAQVKLSESVIRRYNKPVNQAQQIELYEVMRDVTWALFASSTALNSITLSYRNGFVQAFHRNRKSNSTYYIFSDLVNYSISSSSDTNSLLPHHGWNDQSIRGNVSAIWYREPLDPLTGEKTGKPTPIPPDQFINIAGISQVPDGTASWHIAVSKSADSPLLSAASPVWDPSHNSIVSVVGVTTALSSVGQLMKDLVEFHSGHIYLTSQEGWLIATSTDTPLLMNSTTGPKLTMAVDSKDTVIRSGAEHLKKAYGDKFPPSREVHIENAKLGHQLYYIDSFFLNLKRLPMVGVIIIPRKYIMGKVDEKAFKTLMVLISASVCILVVGCICIFILTNGVSKEMNLRAELIKQLDARRKAEASSNYKSQFLANMSHELRTPMAAVIGLLDILLTDDCLKNEQHSMITQIRKCSTALLRLLNNILDLSKVESGKLVLEENEFDLSRELEGLIDMFSVQCINHNVETILDISDDMPKVVLGDSGRVLQIFSNLISNSIKFTTSGYIILRGWCETVDTDNSTRNLSLNQKESWRAHKMKRKRQTSHEQICSKKGNETILWFEVDDTGCGIDPSKWESVFESFEQADPSTTRLHGGTGLGLCIVRTLVNKMNGEIKVVKKNGPGTMMQLYMLLNTPEERTKRQYQFNLKQHNLTVFLALSGRMTRLLMTQWLQENGVQTHEASDWNDLTLNLQEPCKSIIESSHTKYSNPHDSNFQGSISSIFIIIIDIGFLDLSTEIWKQQLDFLDKYRGQASFAWILNHDTSNAIKAELRKRGHLLMINRPLYKAKMIQIFESVTRENNSKASQIHEFLEISTLHLGSTSSDDSEKSENECFKRTNSVRRTVDEQYLNKSNLEDQSSVCSHRVDNDKNPLDGLHILLAEDTLVLQRVATIMLEKMGAKVVVVGDGIQVLDALNKAIQSHEYGEEVLHVNCTTSHTESLPYDLILMDCQMPKMDGYEATKAIRRLESSTGWHVPIVALTAHAMSSDEAKCLEVGMDAYLTKPIDRKLMVSTILFLTKRLD; translated from the exons ATGGGGTGCTTACATGGAAGAGTCTTTAATAAAATCTGTCACTTGTCCACTGATATCAAAAGATATATCATTTCTCCTAGATGCGGAAAATCTTACCAAAGAGATGTAGAAGAAGAGATTCAAGATGAAAGTACCCTTTGTCTTTCATCATCATATTATAGTGTCTTCGTTGTTCGACTCGCTATCATG GTTATGTTGGCATTTTTAATAGGCTTGTTAACTTTACTAACATGGCATATCACTAGAGTCTATACAACAAAATCACTCAACTCCTTGGCGTGTGGACTTCGACACGAGCTTCTGCAGAGGCCGGTTTTGCGCATGTGGAACATTCTTAATTCTACTGTCGAAGTTGCAACTGCTCAGGTGAAGCTTTCTGAGTCCGTTATCAGACGTTATAACAAGCCCGTTAATCAAGCACAGCAAATCGAG CTTTACGAGGTTATGAGGGATGTTACATGGGCGTTATTTGCGAGCAGCACAGCTCTAAATTCCATCACTTTAAGTTATAGAAATGGTTTTGTCCAGGCTTTCCATAGAAATAGGAAGAGTAACAGCACATACTACATATTCTCTGATCTTGTTAATTACTCAATAAGCAGCTCGTCTGATACTAATTCCCTGCTGCCTCATCATGGATGGAACGACCAATCCATACGAGGAAATGTTTCTGCAATTTGGTACCGAGAACCTCTGGATCCTTTGACCGGTGAAAAAACTGGAAAACCGACACCTATCCCACCAGATCAGTTTATAAATATCGCTGGTATTTCACAGGTTCCTGATGGTACCGCTTCTTGGCATATAGCTGTTAGCAAATCTGCAGACTCGCCATTACTTTCCGCAGCATCACCGGTTTGGGATCCATCCCACAACAGTATAGTGTCTGTTGTGGGTGTTACTACAGCACTTTCCAGTGTCGGACAGTTGATGAAAGATCTAGTTGAATTCCACAGTGGCCACATTTATTTGACTTCTCAAGAAGGTTGGCTTATTGCTACTTCGACTGATACACCTCTACTCATGAATTCTACGACAGGGCCAAAGCTCACTATGGCTGTTGATTCTAAGGATACCGTGATACGATCTGGAGCTGAGCACTTAAAGAAAGCTTATGGTGACAAATTTCCTCCTAGTCGAGAAGTTCACATAGAAAATGCAAAGCTTGGGCACCAACTGTATTACATAGATTCCTTTTTCTTGAACTTGAAAAGGCTTCCTATG GTTGGGGTTATAATCATTCcaagaaaatatataatgggAAAAGTTGATGAAAAAGCTTTCAAAACTCTGATGGTATTAATATCAGCTTCAGTGTGCATCCTGGTGGTTGGATGTATCTGCATCTTTATACTGACAAATGGAGTTTCAAAAGAGATGAATCTGAGGgctgaactaataaaacagtTGGATGCAAGAAGAAAGGCAGAAGCATCAAGCAACTACAAAAGCCAGTTTTTAGCAAATATGAG CCATGAACTTCGAACCCCAATGGCAGCTGTGATTGGGTTGCTGGATATACTTTTGACAGACGACTGTCTAAAAAATGAACAACATTCGATGATTACTCAAATTCGTAAATGTTCCACGGCTTTGCTCCGGCTTCTCAACAACATTTTAGATCTCAGTAAG GTTGAATCTGGGAAACTGGTACTGGAAGAAAATGAGTTTGATTTAAGCCGAGAACTTGAAGGGCTAATCGACATGTTCTCTGTCCAGTGTATCAACCACAATGTAGAGACAATTCTTGATATTTCGG ATGATATGCCGAAAGTGGTTCTGGGAGACTCTGGTAGAGTTCTTCAAATTTTTTCCAACCTTATTAGCAATTCCATTAAGTTTACAACTT CGGGATACATTATTCTGCGAGGATGGTGCGAGACTGTAGATACTGATAATAGCACAAGAAATTTATCACTTAATCAAAAGGAGTCATGGCGTGCACATAAAATGAAACGGAAGCGGCAAACAAGCCATGAACAGATATGCTccaagaaaggaaatgaaacgaTTCTTTGGTTTGAAGTTGATGACACTGGTTGTG GGATTGATCCAAGCAAATGGGAATCTGTATTTGAGAGTTTCGAGCAAGCTGATCCATCAACAACTCGATT GCATGGTGGCACTGGTTTAGGCCTCTGCATTGTAAGGACCTTG GTGAATAAGATGAATGGAGAAATCAAAGTCGTGAAGAAGAACGGACCGGGAACCATGATGCAGCTATATATGCTTCTTAATACACCCGAGGAGAGAACGAAAAGACAGTACCAATTCAACCTGAAACAGCACAACTTGACT GTGTTTCTTGCACTCAGTGGCAGAATGACTAGATTGCTTATGACTCAATGGTTACAAGAAAATGGAGTTCAGACCCACGAAGCATCTGATTGGAACGATCTTACGCTAAATCTTCAAGAACCCTGCAAAAGCATTATCGAAAGTTCACATACCAAGTACTCGAATCCTCACGATTCAAATTTCCAGGGAAGTATCAGCTCAATTTTCATCATAATAATCGATATAGGATTTCTTGACTTGAGCACAGAAATATGGAAGCAACAGCTTGATTTTCTAGACAAATACCGTGGACAAGCCAGTTTTGCTTGGATCTTGAACCATGACACCTCCAATGCCATCAAGGCTGAACTCCGGAAACGGGGGCACTTGTTAATGATCAACAGGCCTCTATACAAAGCAAAAATGATCCAGATTTTTGAATCTGTCACAAGGGAAAACAATTCGAAAGCGTCACAGATTCACGAATTTCTTGAAATCAGTACTCTTCACTTGGGTTCTACCAGCTCTGATGATTCAGAGAAGTCGGAAAATGAGTGTTTTAAAAGGACTAATTCAGTGAGAAGAACGGTGGACGAACaatatttgaataaatcaaatcttGAAGATCAAAGTTCCGTGTGCTCCCACAGGGTTGACAATGACAAAAATCCTCTTGATGGTCTACACATACTTCTTGCAGAAGATACATTGGTACTTCAGAGGGTCGCAACTATAATGTTGGAAAAAATGGGAGCAAAAGTAGTCGTCGTAGGAGATGGAATACAGGTCCTTGATGCTCTTAACAAAGCGATCCAATCCCATGAATACGGAGAGGAAGTGCTTCATGTAAACTGCACGACTAGTCATACAGAATCGTTGCCATACGACTTGATTTTGATGGATTGTCAA ATGCCGAAAATGGATGGGTATGAAGCAACAAAAGCTATCAGAAGACTCGAATCCAGCACCGGTTGGCACGTCCCCATAGTTGCATTGACTGCTCATGCAATGTCTTCGGATGAAGCTAAATGCTTGGAAGTGGGAATGGATGCTTATCTAACTAAGCCAATCGACCGCAAACTAATGGTTTCCACTATCCTTTTTTTGACCAAGAGACTGGACTAA
- the LOC140964448 gene encoding histidine kinase 1-like isoform X1 — translation MGCLHGRVFNKICHLSTDIKRYIISPRCGKSYQRDVEEEIQDESTLCLSSSYYSVFVVRLAIMVMLAFLIGLLTLLTWHITRVYTTKSLNSLACGLRHELLQRPVLRMWNILNSTVEVATAQVKLSESVIRRYNKPVNQAQQIEQLYEVMRDVTWALFASSTALNSITLSYRNGFVQAFHRNRKSNSTYYIFSDLVNYSISSSSDTNSLLPHHGWNDQSIRGNVSAIWYREPLDPLTGEKTGKPTPIPPDQFINIAGISQVPDGTASWHIAVSKSADSPLLSAASPVWDPSHNSIVSVVGVTTALSSVGQLMKDLVEFHSGHIYLTSQEGWLIATSTDTPLLMNSTTGPKLTMAVDSKDTVIRSGAEHLKKAYGDKFPPSREVHIENAKLGHQLYYIDSFFLNLKRLPMVGVIIIPRKYIMGKVDEKAFKTLMVLISASVCILVVGCICIFILTNGVSKEMNLRAELIKQLDARRKAEASSNYKSQFLANMSHELRTPMAAVIGLLDILLTDDCLKNEQHSMITQIRKCSTALLRLLNNILDLSKVESGKLVLEENEFDLSRELEGLIDMFSVQCINHNVETILDISDDMPKVVLGDSGRVLQIFSNLISNSIKFTTSGYIILRGWCETVDTDNSTRNLSLNQKESWRAHKMKRKRQTSHEQICSKKGNETILWFEVDDTGCGIDPSKWESVFESFEQADPSTTRLHGGTGLGLCIVRTLVNKMNGEIKVVKKNGPGTMMQLYMLLNTPEERTKRQYQFNLKQHNLTVFLALSGRMTRLLMTQWLQENGVQTHEASDWNDLTLNLQEPCKSIIESSHTKYSNPHDSNFQGSISSIFIIIIDIGFLDLSTEIWKQQLDFLDKYRGQASFAWILNHDTSNAIKAELRKRGHLLMINRPLYKAKMIQIFESVTRENNSKASQIHEFLEISTLHLGSTSSDDSEKSENECFKRTNSVRRTVDEQYLNKSNLEDQSSVCSHRVDNDKNPLDGLHILLAEDTLVLQRVATIMLEKMGAKVVVVGDGIQVLDALNKAIQSHEYGEEVLHVNCTTSHTESLPYDLILMDCQMPKMDGYEATKAIRRLESSTGWHVPIVALTAHAMSSDEAKCLEVGMDAYLTKPIDRKLMVSTILFLTKRLD, via the exons ATGGGGTGCTTACATGGAAGAGTCTTTAATAAAATCTGTCACTTGTCCACTGATATCAAAAGATATATCATTTCTCCTAGATGCGGAAAATCTTACCAAAGAGATGTAGAAGAAGAGATTCAAGATGAAAGTACCCTTTGTCTTTCATCATCATATTATAGTGTCTTCGTTGTTCGACTCGCTATCATG GTTATGTTGGCATTTTTAATAGGCTTGTTAACTTTACTAACATGGCATATCACTAGAGTCTATACAACAAAATCACTCAACTCCTTGGCGTGTGGACTTCGACACGAGCTTCTGCAGAGGCCGGTTTTGCGCATGTGGAACATTCTTAATTCTACTGTCGAAGTTGCAACTGCTCAGGTGAAGCTTTCTGAGTCCGTTATCAGACGTTATAACAAGCCCGTTAATCAAGCACAGCAAATCGAG CAGCTTTACGAGGTTATGAGGGATGTTACATGGGCGTTATTTGCGAGCAGCACAGCTCTAAATTCCATCACTTTAAGTTATAGAAATGGTTTTGTCCAGGCTTTCCATAGAAATAGGAAGAGTAACAGCACATACTACATATTCTCTGATCTTGTTAATTACTCAATAAGCAGCTCGTCTGATACTAATTCCCTGCTGCCTCATCATGGATGGAACGACCAATCCATACGAGGAAATGTTTCTGCAATTTGGTACCGAGAACCTCTGGATCCTTTGACCGGTGAAAAAACTGGAAAACCGACACCTATCCCACCAGATCAGTTTATAAATATCGCTGGTATTTCACAGGTTCCTGATGGTACCGCTTCTTGGCATATAGCTGTTAGCAAATCTGCAGACTCGCCATTACTTTCCGCAGCATCACCGGTTTGGGATCCATCCCACAACAGTATAGTGTCTGTTGTGGGTGTTACTACAGCACTTTCCAGTGTCGGACAGTTGATGAAAGATCTAGTTGAATTCCACAGTGGCCACATTTATTTGACTTCTCAAGAAGGTTGGCTTATTGCTACTTCGACTGATACACCTCTACTCATGAATTCTACGACAGGGCCAAAGCTCACTATGGCTGTTGATTCTAAGGATACCGTGATACGATCTGGAGCTGAGCACTTAAAGAAAGCTTATGGTGACAAATTTCCTCCTAGTCGAGAAGTTCACATAGAAAATGCAAAGCTTGGGCACCAACTGTATTACATAGATTCCTTTTTCTTGAACTTGAAAAGGCTTCCTATG GTTGGGGTTATAATCATTCcaagaaaatatataatgggAAAAGTTGATGAAAAAGCTTTCAAAACTCTGATGGTATTAATATCAGCTTCAGTGTGCATCCTGGTGGTTGGATGTATCTGCATCTTTATACTGACAAATGGAGTTTCAAAAGAGATGAATCTGAGGgctgaactaataaaacagtTGGATGCAAGAAGAAAGGCAGAAGCATCAAGCAACTACAAAAGCCAGTTTTTAGCAAATATGAG CCATGAACTTCGAACCCCAATGGCAGCTGTGATTGGGTTGCTGGATATACTTTTGACAGACGACTGTCTAAAAAATGAACAACATTCGATGATTACTCAAATTCGTAAATGTTCCACGGCTTTGCTCCGGCTTCTCAACAACATTTTAGATCTCAGTAAG GTTGAATCTGGGAAACTGGTACTGGAAGAAAATGAGTTTGATTTAAGCCGAGAACTTGAAGGGCTAATCGACATGTTCTCTGTCCAGTGTATCAACCACAATGTAGAGACAATTCTTGATATTTCGG ATGATATGCCGAAAGTGGTTCTGGGAGACTCTGGTAGAGTTCTTCAAATTTTTTCCAACCTTATTAGCAATTCCATTAAGTTTACAACTT CGGGATACATTATTCTGCGAGGATGGTGCGAGACTGTAGATACTGATAATAGCACAAGAAATTTATCACTTAATCAAAAGGAGTCATGGCGTGCACATAAAATGAAACGGAAGCGGCAAACAAGCCATGAACAGATATGCTccaagaaaggaaatgaaacgaTTCTTTGGTTTGAAGTTGATGACACTGGTTGTG GGATTGATCCAAGCAAATGGGAATCTGTATTTGAGAGTTTCGAGCAAGCTGATCCATCAACAACTCGATT GCATGGTGGCACTGGTTTAGGCCTCTGCATTGTAAGGACCTTG GTGAATAAGATGAATGGAGAAATCAAAGTCGTGAAGAAGAACGGACCGGGAACCATGATGCAGCTATATATGCTTCTTAATACACCCGAGGAGAGAACGAAAAGACAGTACCAATTCAACCTGAAACAGCACAACTTGACT GTGTTTCTTGCACTCAGTGGCAGAATGACTAGATTGCTTATGACTCAATGGTTACAAGAAAATGGAGTTCAGACCCACGAAGCATCTGATTGGAACGATCTTACGCTAAATCTTCAAGAACCCTGCAAAAGCATTATCGAAAGTTCACATACCAAGTACTCGAATCCTCACGATTCAAATTTCCAGGGAAGTATCAGCTCAATTTTCATCATAATAATCGATATAGGATTTCTTGACTTGAGCACAGAAATATGGAAGCAACAGCTTGATTTTCTAGACAAATACCGTGGACAAGCCAGTTTTGCTTGGATCTTGAACCATGACACCTCCAATGCCATCAAGGCTGAACTCCGGAAACGGGGGCACTTGTTAATGATCAACAGGCCTCTATACAAAGCAAAAATGATCCAGATTTTTGAATCTGTCACAAGGGAAAACAATTCGAAAGCGTCACAGATTCACGAATTTCTTGAAATCAGTACTCTTCACTTGGGTTCTACCAGCTCTGATGATTCAGAGAAGTCGGAAAATGAGTGTTTTAAAAGGACTAATTCAGTGAGAAGAACGGTGGACGAACaatatttgaataaatcaaatcttGAAGATCAAAGTTCCGTGTGCTCCCACAGGGTTGACAATGACAAAAATCCTCTTGATGGTCTACACATACTTCTTGCAGAAGATACATTGGTACTTCAGAGGGTCGCAACTATAATGTTGGAAAAAATGGGAGCAAAAGTAGTCGTCGTAGGAGATGGAATACAGGTCCTTGATGCTCTTAACAAAGCGATCCAATCCCATGAATACGGAGAGGAAGTGCTTCATGTAAACTGCACGACTAGTCATACAGAATCGTTGCCATACGACTTGATTTTGATGGATTGTCAA ATGCCGAAAATGGATGGGTATGAAGCAACAAAAGCTATCAGAAGACTCGAATCCAGCACCGGTTGGCACGTCCCCATAGTTGCATTGACTGCTCATGCAATGTCTTCGGATGAAGCTAAATGCTTGGAAGTGGGAATGGATGCTTATCTAACTAAGCCAATCGACCGCAAACTAATGGTTTCCACTATCCTTTTTTTGACCAAGAGACTGGACTAA
- the LOC140964449 gene encoding L10-interacting MYB domain-containing protein-like isoform X1, with protein sequence MDKKTKIQPNPILVCVPSETLIHFKMTSRITRSRKPQPVQQLENQVRAKWTPSLTKTLVDLMVDQIQKGNKSNKTFSKKGWKFIFDNFRIQTGYWWDNEQLKSRYIALRKQYISVRSLLKHCDFQWDETSGKITATDEAWVQYIKEHPDAEAVRSTGCPMYNQLHIIFVEPEISGKHNKSTKEGEETPGSVLQQHLSISAEELSPSGSDKYADLANRKRGRGGIEIGIAKGILEIASASKFRAEFIKKRNEEFSITDCIKALDELIGVISDQVYFGALDLFTNRNARETFLSLKVEKRSIWLQGKCLGNNIT encoded by the exons AtggacaaaaaaacaaaaattcagcCAAACCCCATTCTCGTCTGTGTGCCAAGTGAAACTCTCATTCACTTTAAG ATGACAAGCCGCATAACTCGATCAAGGAAACCACAGCCTGTTCAGCAGCTTGAAAATCAAGTACGGGCCAAGTGGACACCATCTTTAACTAAGACATTGGTTGACTTGATGGTGGACCAGATTCAGAAgggaaataaatcaaataaaactttTAGCAAGAAAGGGTGGAAATTCATTTTTGATAACTTCCGTATACAAACAGGTTATTGGTGGGATAATGAACAACTGAAGAGCCGTTATATTGCCTTGAGGAAGCAGTATATCAGTGTTAGGTCGCTACTCAAGCATTGTGATTTCCAGTGGGATGAAACTTCTGGTAAAATCACGGCAACAGATGAAGCATGGGTTCAATACATCAAG GAACATCCTGATGCTGAGGCTGTGCGGAGTACAGGCTGCCCCATGTACAATCAGCTACATATAATATTCGTTGAACCAGAGATTTCTGGAAAACACAATAAGTCAACCAAGGAAGGTGAAGAAACTCCTGGTTCAGTCCTTCAACAACATTTGAGCATTTCAGCAGAAGAGCTATCACCATCAGGATCAGATAAATATGCTGATTTGGCAAATCGTAAGAGAGGTCGCGGAGGAATAGAAATTGGTATTGCAAAAGGTATATTGGAGATTGCCTCTGCTTCAAAATTCAGAGCAGAATTTATAAAGAAGCGAAATGAAGAATTTTCAATAACAGATTGCATCAAGGCATTGGATGAACTAATAGGTGTTATTAGTGATCAAGTTTATTTTGGTGCACTGGACTTATTCACCAACCGTAATGCGAGGGAGACATTCCTAAGTCTCAAAGTGGAAAAGCGATCAATATGGTTACAGGGAAAGTGTTTGGGCAATAATATCACTTAG
- the LOC140964449 gene encoding L10-interacting MYB domain-containing protein-like isoform X2, producing MTSRITRSRKPQPVQQLENQVRAKWTPSLTKTLVDLMVDQIQKGNKSNKTFSKKGWKFIFDNFRIQTGYWWDNEQLKSRYIALRKQYISVRSLLKHCDFQWDETSGKITATDEAWVQYIKEHPDAEAVRSTGCPMYNQLHIIFVEPEISGKHNKSTKEGEETPGSVLQQHLSISAEELSPSGSDKYADLANRKRGRGGIEIGIAKGILEIASASKFRAEFIKKRNEEFSITDCIKALDELIGVISDQVYFGALDLFTNRNARETFLSLKVEKRSIWLQGKCLGNNIT from the exons ATGACAAGCCGCATAACTCGATCAAGGAAACCACAGCCTGTTCAGCAGCTTGAAAATCAAGTACGGGCCAAGTGGACACCATCTTTAACTAAGACATTGGTTGACTTGATGGTGGACCAGATTCAGAAgggaaataaatcaaataaaactttTAGCAAGAAAGGGTGGAAATTCATTTTTGATAACTTCCGTATACAAACAGGTTATTGGTGGGATAATGAACAACTGAAGAGCCGTTATATTGCCTTGAGGAAGCAGTATATCAGTGTTAGGTCGCTACTCAAGCATTGTGATTTCCAGTGGGATGAAACTTCTGGTAAAATCACGGCAACAGATGAAGCATGGGTTCAATACATCAAG GAACATCCTGATGCTGAGGCTGTGCGGAGTACAGGCTGCCCCATGTACAATCAGCTACATATAATATTCGTTGAACCAGAGATTTCTGGAAAACACAATAAGTCAACCAAGGAAGGTGAAGAAACTCCTGGTTCAGTCCTTCAACAACATTTGAGCATTTCAGCAGAAGAGCTATCACCATCAGGATCAGATAAATATGCTGATTTGGCAAATCGTAAGAGAGGTCGCGGAGGAATAGAAATTGGTATTGCAAAAGGTATATTGGAGATTGCCTCTGCTTCAAAATTCAGAGCAGAATTTATAAAGAAGCGAAATGAAGAATTTTCAATAACAGATTGCATCAAGGCATTGGATGAACTAATAGGTGTTATTAGTGATCAAGTTTATTTTGGTGCACTGGACTTATTCACCAACCGTAATGCGAGGGAGACATTCCTAAGTCTCAAAGTGGAAAAGCGATCAATATGGTTACAGGGAAAGTGTTTGGGCAATAATATCACTTAG
- the LOC140965276 gene encoding rac-like GTP-binding protein ARAC1, with protein MSASRFIKCVTVGDGAVGKTCLLISYTSNTFPTDYVPTVFDNFSANVIVNGSTVNLGLWDTAGQEDYNRLRPLSYRGADVFILAFSLISKASYENVSKKWIPELKHYAPGVPIVLVGTKLDLRDDKQFFVDHPGAVPITTAQGEELSKMIGAPAYIECSSKTQQNVKGVFDSAIKVVLQPPKQKKKKSKAQKACSIL; from the exons ATGAGCGCTTCGAGATTCATCAAGTGTGTGACAGTAGGTGATGGTGCCGTCGGCAAGACATGTCTCTTGATTTCCTACACCAGCAACACCTTCCCCACG GATTATGTGCCAACCGTGTTCGATAATTTCAGTGCAAATGTGATTGTCAATGGAAGCACGGTTAACCTTGGCCTATGGGATACTGCAG GACAAGAGGATTATAATAGGTTGAGACCTTTGAGTTATCGTGGAGCTGATGTTTTCATTTTGGCATTTTCTCTCATTAGCAAGGCCAGCTATGAAAATGTCTCCAAGAAG TGGATTCCTGAACTGAAGCATTATGCCCCTGGTGTCCCTATAGTTCTTGTTGGAACAAAACTCG ATCTTCGGGATGACAAGCAGTTCTTTGTTGACCATCCAGGTGCTGTACCAATCACTACAGCACAA GGTGAAGAGCTGAGTAAGATGATTGGAGCTCCTGCTTACATTGAATGCAGTTCGAAAACGCAACAG AATGTCAAGGGAGTTTTTGATTCTGCCATTAAAGTCGTGCTCCAGCCACCcaagcaaaagaaaaagaagagtaAGGCTCAGAAGGCATGTTCTATATTGTGA